A stretch of DNA from Thiothrix subterranea:
TGTGCCGCCACCCGGCCCCGCAATGCCACTGACGGATACCGCGACTTGCGCCCGCGAGTGCAGTAACGCACCGGTTGCCATCGCAGCGGTCACGGCTTCGCTCACCGCACCATGTTCTGCCAAGGTTGGCACTGGCACGCCCAGCATTTCCTGTTTGGCTTCATTGCTGTAGGTGACGAAACCGCGTTCAAACCACACCGAACTGCCCACCAGATCGGTACACAGCTTGGCAATCCAGCCGCCGGTGCAAGATTCCGCTGTCGTCAGCAGCCAACCCTTGGCTTGCAATGCCGCTGCCACTTGTGCCAGCAAAACTTCCATCAACGCAATACAGTACGCGGGGTGGCATCCAGCGAAATCATCGACTGCACGGAAGTTTCGACCCGCTCACTCAAACGCTGAATCAAGTCCTTTTCGGTGGTGAAATTCACCATTTCTTCGGCTTTAATCAATTCACGTGCCACGTAAGCATCGCTGCCCAAGCCATCAATCAAACCCAGTTTGACCGCATCCTCACCCGTCCAAAACAGGCCAGAGAAAATATCGGGATTGTTTGGTAAACGTTCATCACGCCCTTCTTTCACCACCTTGATGAACTGCTGGTGGGTTGTATTCAACATATTGTTAACGTGTGCCACCTGCGTTGCGTTTTCAGGCAGAAACGGGTCAAGCATCCCTTTATTTGCCCCCGCAGTGTACAAACGGCGTTCAACACCCAGCTTTTCCAGCAATTCAACCGCGCCGAAATTATCCATGCGTACCCCAATCGAGCCGACAATGCTGGCTTTATCCGCATAAATCTCATCGGCAGCCACGGCAATGTAATAGCCACCGGATGCGCATAAATCAGACACGACCGCGTAGACAGGAATGTCCTTATATTTGGCCTTTAAGCGCTTGATTTCATCATTAATAATGCCCGACTGCACCGGGCTACCACCGGGGCTATTGATGCGCAAAATCACGCCTTTGGTTTTTTCATGCTCGAATGCCTCTTTCAGCGCGGGGATCAACATCTCGCCGCTGGCTTCTGCACCATCCATAATCACGCCGTTAATGTCGACTACCGCCGTAATTTTATCGGCAGCCGTTAATTTAGTATCCGATGCGCCACTACCGATCAGCGCAATCAAGCCAATTAGCAAGTACGCCACAAAGAACAGCTTGAAAAATATCCCCCAACGCCGCGCCCGCCGCTGCTCTTTGACAGATTCCATTGCCACATCTTTGAGGGCTTGTAATGCTTGTGTATTTTCTTCGTTCATTCTGTAACCTTTTGTTTTTCTAGCCAATCAGGAATATGCGCCACATCATCCACGTGTCCACGCGGTTGTGCTTGCCGTAACCGTGCCAAATCATGCACGCCGTAACTAACCGCCAGTGAATCCATCCCGATAGCCAGTGCCATGTGTAAATCGTATTCGCTGTCACCGATCATCAACGCATCATGCGGCGCTGCATCATAGTCTGTCAAAATCTCTTCCAGCATTTGTGGATGCGGCTTGGAACGGGTTTCATCGGCACAGCGTGTGATCGGAAACAACTCACGCAACTCAGTTTCGTCCAATACCTTATCCAAACCACGGCGAGATTTACCCGTCGCTACCGCCAAGTCGTAGCCTTGTGCGGCGAGTGTGTGCA
This window harbors:
- a CDS encoding CinA family protein, translating into MEVLLAQVAAALQAKGWLLTTAESCTGGWIAKLCTDLVGSSVWFERGFVTYSNEAKQEMLGVPVPTLAEHGAVSEAVTAAMATGALLHSRAQVAVSVSGIAGPGGGTTTKPVGMVCFGWAAQDGTVRTATQYFDGDREAVRYQAVQYALHGVLQILAD
- a CDS encoding S49 family peptidase, coding for MNEENTQALQALKDVAMESVKEQRRARRWGIFFKLFFVAYLLIGLIALIGSGASDTKLTAADKITAVVDINGVIMDGAEASGEMLIPALKEAFEHEKTKGVILRINSPGGSPVQSGIINDEIKRLKAKYKDIPVYAVVSDLCASGGYYIAVAADEIYADKASIVGSIGVRMDNFGAVELLEKLGVERRLYTAGANKGMLDPFLPENATQVAHVNNMLNTTHQQFIKVVKEGRDERLPNNPDIFSGLFWTGEDAVKLGLIDGLGSDAYVARELIKAEEMVNFTTEKDLIQRLSERVETSVQSMISLDATPRTVLR
- a CDS encoding HAD family hydrolase; the protein is MKPYSLLIFDWDGTLMDSAAHITECMRNAIQLVGAESRTDQEIRHIIGLGLDEAIRALYPQAPSNLIRAIADEYRQEFLVRTTHGSELFAGARETLHTLAAQGYDLAVATGKSRRGLDKVLDETELRELFPITRCADETRSKPHPQMLEEILTDYDAAPHDALMIGDSEYDLHMALAIGMDSLAVSYGVHDLARLRQAQPRGHVDDVAHIPDWLEKQKVTE